From one Idiomarina sp. X4 genomic stretch:
- a CDS encoding sensor domain-containing phosphodiesterase, translated as MQGNLLEYSWIATGVVLTLLAITLLWSVYRHYSQKKSYRLGYLLEAQYQALNSLVQKKPFDKKLEDICYLIESQIEGAFCSVMLRCDDEQVLRAAAGPSLPKSFVSALQMLPIEDGVGACGTAAALEKSVIVKDMRLDERFTDFAELIDTHHLVACWSHPIFHVKEERVIGTFAVYFQHPKLPTKTELEFLIRTRDLVALVMEQKELEEQRERTEQHHKSLFSYNPQPVFTMDIEGRFISINRAGCELLKLPEDELIGQHYELAVVETDRARTKEHFEEAKCGNAQSYEIKVIDKLGHIYDLDITNTPIIINGEVTGVHGIARDRTEQRKNEAQLKILESGIESSVNGVVISDALKPGYPVTYINPAFAKLTGYSFSEMVGRSCRILQGKDTDKRTVQEIRRTLKERKQVRTVIKNYRKDGSAFWNELLISPVKSASGQVTHFVGLQSDITDRINKEEALAFNATHDTLTNLPNRKALETHLMKALDDEERAVYVLFIDLDGFKPVNDSLGHYLGDQVLIETAERLKRVVLMPNLLCRFGGDEFVAVITNTSNKEQISSYCQEILSVFEQPFKVEGKSVSLSAAIGVSSNMATFSNPMELIQRADIAMYEAKKRGGNSWLWHESKLDERLSFHVTLRSQIQGAIQKEQFELFYQPIVTAAGRVAGVEALIRWQHPERGYISPADFIPVAERTGQIIPISDWVLRQACRDLEKLKARGVSLVAVNFSPIQFYRDDFIEKVKKTLKSYQVQPGELTAEITENVLMHDTKRITELLEQLRELGMGVAIDDFGSGFASLRYLNSLPVNKLKIDRSFTENINENAQNAAITRGIFKMVKDLHIQVVAEGVETEAEFAFLAEQGCDYMQGYLFCKPKPLDELLSWAERQQSLDNEL; from the coding sequence ATGCAGGGTAACTTACTGGAGTATTCGTGGATAGCAACAGGAGTGGTGCTGACACTCTTAGCTATCACGTTGCTTTGGTCGGTTTACCGGCACTATTCGCAAAAAAAATCTTACCGTCTGGGTTACTTGCTCGAAGCGCAGTATCAGGCGTTAAATTCGTTGGTTCAGAAAAAGCCGTTTGATAAGAAACTTGAAGATATCTGTTATCTGATAGAGTCGCAAATTGAAGGGGCGTTTTGCTCCGTTATGCTAAGGTGTGACGATGAGCAAGTGCTAAGAGCAGCAGCTGGACCTTCATTACCTAAGTCGTTTGTTAGTGCTCTCCAGATGTTACCCATTGAAGATGGTGTCGGTGCCTGTGGTACCGCCGCCGCGCTTGAAAAGTCGGTTATTGTCAAAGATATGCGACTGGACGAACGCTTTACCGACTTTGCTGAACTTATTGATACACATCATTTGGTTGCCTGCTGGTCCCACCCTATCTTTCATGTCAAAGAAGAGCGTGTAATAGGTACGTTTGCGGTCTATTTTCAGCATCCAAAGTTACCGACTAAGACAGAGCTTGAGTTTCTCATCCGCACACGAGACCTAGTCGCTTTAGTGATGGAGCAAAAAGAGCTGGAAGAGCAGCGTGAGAGAACCGAACAGCATCATAAGTCTCTCTTTTCGTATAATCCACAACCCGTGTTCACTATGGATATCGAAGGTCGGTTTATATCAATTAATCGAGCCGGCTGTGAGCTGTTAAAACTCCCTGAGGACGAATTAATTGGTCAGCATTATGAGTTAGCGGTAGTGGAAACCGACAGAGCACGAACAAAGGAACATTTTGAGGAAGCGAAGTGCGGTAATGCCCAGTCTTACGAAATAAAAGTGATTGATAAGCTGGGCCACATATACGATTTAGATATCACGAATACACCCATTATTATCAACGGCGAGGTGACTGGGGTTCATGGCATAGCCCGTGATAGAACTGAGCAGAGGAAAAATGAAGCTCAGTTAAAAATACTGGAAAGTGGTATCGAGTCGAGCGTGAATGGGGTGGTTATTAGTGATGCTTTGAAACCAGGATACCCCGTTACTTATATTAATCCGGCGTTTGCGAAATTAACCGGGTACAGCTTTAGTGAAATGGTTGGCAGAAGCTGTCGTATTTTGCAGGGTAAGGATACGGACAAGCGCACGGTTCAAGAGATTCGGCGCACACTGAAAGAAAGAAAACAAGTTCGCACGGTCATTAAAAACTACCGAAAAGATGGTTCCGCTTTTTGGAATGAGTTATTGATATCACCGGTAAAAAGTGCGTCAGGACAGGTTACTCATTTTGTTGGTTTACAGAGTGACATTACTGATCGCATTAATAAAGAAGAGGCGTTGGCATTTAATGCCACGCATGACACCTTAACCAATTTACCTAACCGCAAGGCACTGGAAACGCACTTGATGAAAGCGCTCGACGACGAAGAGCGTGCAGTCTATGTCTTGTTTATTGACCTTGATGGCTTTAAGCCTGTGAATGACAGCTTAGGACATTATTTGGGTGACCAGGTACTCATTGAAACCGCCGAGCGTTTGAAGCGCGTTGTTCTAATGCCTAATTTACTGTGCCGGTTCGGTGGTGATGAATTTGTTGCCGTCATAACAAACACCAGTAATAAGGAACAAATATCGTCATACTGCCAAGAAATACTGTCTGTATTTGAACAACCTTTTAAAGTGGAAGGTAAGTCGGTGTCTTTGTCTGCGGCTATCGGTGTATCTTCCAATATGGCGACATTTAGTAACCCGATGGAGCTGATTCAGCGTGCTGATATTGCAATGTACGAAGCTAAAAAACGAGGAGGTAACTCCTGGTTGTGGCACGAATCAAAACTCGACGAGCGATTGAGCTTTCATGTTACTTTGCGTAGCCAAATTCAGGGAGCAATACAAAAAGAGCAGTTCGAGCTATTTTACCAACCTATTGTAACTGCAGCAGGGCGAGTGGCCGGCGTGGAAGCGCTTATTCGCTGGCAGCATCCAGAGCGTGGTTATATTTCTCCTGCTGACTTTATTCCGGTGGCAGAACGTACCGGGCAAATTATTCCTATTAGTGACTGGGTGCTTCGCCAAGCTTGCCGCGACTTAGAGAAACTTAAAGCGCGTGGAGTAAGCTTGGTAGCAGTGAACTTTTCACCCATTCAGTTTTATAGAGATGACTTTATTGAAAAAGTAAAGAAAACCTTAAAGTCTTATCAAGTTCAGCCTGGTGAGCTAACAGCGGAAATTACGGAAAATGTGCTCATGCACGATACGAAGCGTATCACGGAGTTGCTGGAACAACTTCGAGAGTTGGGCATGGGCGTTGCGATTGATGATTTTGGTAGTGGTTTTGCCAGCCTGAGATATCTGAACTCGTTGCCGGTCAATAAATTAAAAATAGACCGAAGCTTTACTGAAAACATCAACGAAAATGCTCAAAACGCAGCTATTACTCGCGGTATCTTCAAGATGGTTAAGGACTTACATATACAGGTCGTTGCCGAAGGAGTCGAAACGGAAGCCGAGTTTGCCTTTCTTGCCGAGCAAGGCTGTGACTATATGCAGGGCTATTTGTTCTGTAAACCAAAACCGCTGGACGAACTGCTCAGTTGGGCAGAGCGCCAGCAGTCTCTGGATAACGAACTCTAG
- a CDS encoding YqaA family protein yields the protein MSTTSTREKWYKKLANSPHALVLLFFLSALEATVLPIPLELILVPYMVLERERIWLIASVALAGFMAGSVGGYYIGYALFDTIGQWFIDYLSVQEQYGEFQSALENNGFWSIFLVGVTPVPFQVAMLAAGAGQYPLTLFLLSAGIARALRYYILAALVFWLGPQAEDIWKRYSGPAGWSILIAAVSVILLIQFL from the coding sequence ATGTCGACAACATCTACTCGTGAAAAATGGTACAAGAAACTGGCCAACTCACCACACGCGCTAGTACTTCTGTTTTTTCTGTCGGCGTTAGAAGCGACGGTCTTACCGATTCCGCTAGAGCTTATCCTGGTACCTTATATGGTGCTGGAGCGAGAGCGTATTTGGTTAATTGCATCCGTTGCATTAGCTGGGTTCATGGCGGGCTCAGTCGGCGGTTATTACATTGGTTATGCGTTGTTCGATACCATCGGCCAATGGTTTATTGACTACTTATCCGTTCAGGAGCAATACGGCGAGTTTCAATCGGCTCTGGAAAATAACGGCTTCTGGTCAATATTCCTGGTTGGCGTTACGCCTGTTCCTTTTCAGGTGGCGATGCTAGCCGCAGGAGCCGGTCAGTACCCATTAACTCTATTTTTATTATCTGCCGGCATTGCGAGAGCATTACGTTACTATATTCTGGCCGCCTTAGTGTTCTGGCTCGGGCCACAAGCGGAAGATATCTGGAAACGTTATTCGGGACCCGCCGGATGGTCCATACTTATTGCTGCGGTTTCTGTTATATTGTTGATACAATTTTTATAA
- a CDS encoding retropepsin-like aspartic protease family protein, protein MAAGNSFGKPFMFIAWGLAIALLVWFFQDQLQEQFNPNSNIQSYRSSGEVTVVLEQNRMGHYVTRGKINGQQVTFLLDTGATLVAVPEELARQLGLQKGRQGMSQTANGRVVTYRTEIDTLELGDIRLNNVDASITPGMDGNVILLGMSALKEFELTQKNDTLRLTY, encoded by the coding sequence ATGGCAGCCGGTAACTCTTTTGGAAAGCCCTTTATGTTCATTGCGTGGGGGCTGGCAATTGCTCTATTAGTTTGGTTTTTTCAAGATCAGCTTCAGGAGCAGTTCAACCCCAATTCAAACATCCAGAGCTATCGCAGCAGTGGTGAGGTTACGGTCGTTTTAGAGCAGAACCGTATGGGGCATTATGTGACCAGAGGAAAAATAAATGGTCAACAGGTGACGTTTCTTTTAGACACCGGAGCGACGCTAGTAGCGGTTCCTGAAGAGCTTGCGCGTCAATTAGGGTTGCAAAAAGGGCGGCAAGGAATGTCACAAACCGCCAACGGTCGGGTCGTTACCTATCGGACAGAAATTGACACGCTGGAACTGGGCGACATACGGCTGAATAATGTGGACGCTTCTATTACTCCGGGGATGGATGGGAACGTCATATTGTTAGGAATGAGTGCGTTAAAAGAATTTGAGTTAACCCAAAAAAACGATACGCTAAGGTTAACGTATTAA
- the hemH gene encoding ferrochelatase produces the protein MKYRGSSSFSHRQADKIGVLVTNLGTPEAPTKKALKPYLKEFLSDPRVVEVPRLLWSLILNGVILRFRPKRSAEAYKTVWTDRGSPLLFHTEDQAKGIEAKLKETWGEDIVVDFAMRYGNPAISDVIERMLEKGVRKLLVLPLYPQYSASTTASTFDAFAKDFTQRRWLPELRFVTHYHDYPPFIEAAAKRIERHWNEHGRADKLLFSYHGIPLRYLKNGDPYHCECYKTSRLLAERLGLSQDEYLTTFQSRFGREEWLQPYTDMTMKALPQKGVKSVQVFCPGFSADCLETIEEIGEENREYFMESGGERYEYISALNAEPDHIKALTELVNTHLQGWSVEKMTEQRQKLADKVEKQTLPYRD, from the coding sequence ATGAAATATCGTGGTAGCTCTTCGTTTTCTCACCGCCAAGCTGACAAAATAGGTGTGCTTGTCACTAATTTAGGCACACCTGAGGCTCCAACAAAGAAAGCCTTGAAGCCCTATTTGAAAGAGTTTTTGTCAGACCCTCGGGTGGTCGAGGTGCCACGGTTGCTTTGGTCGTTGATTTTAAATGGCGTTATTTTACGCTTTCGCCCGAAACGCTCAGCAGAAGCTTATAAAACGGTTTGGACAGATCGAGGTTCACCGCTTTTATTTCATACGGAAGACCAGGCCAAAGGCATAGAAGCAAAACTAAAAGAAACCTGGGGTGAGGACATTGTTGTCGACTTTGCCATGCGCTACGGAAACCCAGCTATTTCCGATGTTATTGAACGGATGCTGGAAAAAGGCGTGCGTAAGCTGCTGGTTTTGCCTCTTTACCCGCAATACAGTGCATCAACTACGGCTTCGACGTTCGATGCGTTCGCGAAAGATTTTACCCAGCGGCGTTGGTTACCGGAGCTGCGTTTTGTCACGCATTACCATGACTACCCGCCTTTTATAGAAGCAGCCGCTAAGCGTATTGAACGTCACTGGAATGAACATGGGCGTGCTGACAAATTACTGTTTTCCTACCATGGCATACCGCTGCGTTACTTGAAAAACGGGGACCCGTATCATTGTGAGTGCTACAAAACCTCGCGGCTATTGGCAGAACGCCTCGGTTTGAGCCAAGATGAGTATTTAACCACTTTTCAGTCGCGTTTTGGTCGCGAAGAGTGGCTGCAGCCATACACCGACATGACCATGAAAGCCTTACCCCAAAAAGGGGTTAAGTCAGTACAGGTTTTTTGTCCGGGGTTCAGTGCTGACTGTCTGGAAACTATCGAAGAAATTGGTGAGGAAAACCGAGAGTACTTTATGGAAAGCGGCGGAGAGCGTTATGAGTATATTAGCGCATTGAATGCCGAGCCTGATCATATAAAAGCGCTAACAGAGTTGGTGAATACGCACTTGCAGGGTTGGTCCGTTGAAAAAATGACTGAGCAACGTCAGAAATTAGCGGATAAAGTCGAGAAGCAAACGCTGCCTTATCGTGACTAG
- a CDS encoding OsmC family protein, translating to MEKEFSVSMELVDKYKFLIDFGEFGEVTSDEPEPLGDGSGPNPSRLLAASVANCLSASLMFALRKFKDDPGKVSATVKGELDRVDGRWRIIGMNVSITLGNTAEQLEHLDRALEQFEDFCVVTQSVRSGIDVTVTVEDSNGNKVKN from the coding sequence ATGGAAAAAGAGTTTTCAGTATCAATGGAGCTAGTTGATAAGTACAAATTTCTTATCGACTTCGGTGAATTTGGTGAGGTGACATCGGATGAGCCTGAACCATTAGGTGATGGTAGTGGACCGAACCCCTCCCGTTTGTTGGCGGCATCAGTCGCTAACTGTCTGTCGGCTAGCCTAATGTTTGCTTTGAGGAAATTTAAAGACGATCCGGGCAAGGTCAGTGCGACGGTAAAAGGTGAGTTAGATCGAGTGGATGGACGTTGGCGTATTATTGGTATGAATGTCAGCATTACGCTTGGAAACACGGCTGAACAACTTGAACATTTGGACAGAGCGCTTGAGCAGTTTGAGGATTTCTGTGTCGTTACTCAGAGCGTGCGTAGTGGTATTGATGTTACCGTTACTGTCGAGGACAGTAACGGTAACAAGGTAAAAAACTAA